The DNA region TTCACGTCGCAACGCGGCGGGCGCCCGAGAAGCGGCGCGCCCAGTAACCGCCCTGCGTCGAGACGATCTCCACACGGCCGCCGCTGCTCGGCGCATGCACGAAGCGGCGGTCACCGATATAGATGCCGACATGGCTGAACGCCCGGCCCAGGGTGTTATAGAAAACGAGATCGCCCGCCTGCATCTCATCCGCATCCACTGGCCAGCCGGCACGTTCCATTTCGAGCGTGGTTCTCGGCAGCGCCAGACCCGCGGCCTGTCGGTAGACGTACCAGACGAG from Betaproteobacteria bacterium includes:
- a CDS encoding C40 family peptidase translates to MRVGRREALLALAALAAGCAAPTAIGPPGRDRPATPIPPEIARDAAVLAVTLVGVPYRNGGASPDSGFDCSGLVWYVYRQAAGLALPRTTLEMERAGWPVDADEMQAGDLVFYNTLGRAFSHVGIYIGDRRFVHAPSSGGRVEIVSTQGGYWARRFSGARRVAT